In Gopherus evgoodei ecotype Sinaloan lineage chromosome 10, rGopEvg1_v1.p, whole genome shotgun sequence, a single window of DNA contains:
- the ERI2 gene encoding ERI1 exoribonuclease 2 isoform X2 has protein sequence MARIRLEPSQVSGQLFDYLIIIDFESTCWKDGKRHYSQEIIEFPAVLLNTSTGEIESEFHMYVQPQEHPILSEFCTELTGIKQNQVDEGVPLNICLSQFSKWIQKIQKEKKITFNSDVSSHSVSEAKSSTFVTWSDWDLGVCLQYECKRKQLRKPDILNSWIDLRATYKLFYTRKPKGLNGALQDLGIEFAGREHSGLDDSRNTARLAWRMICDGCVMKITRSLDKVQPKKNSVSRSLNVNPTEENPLGSDDGAETSDKDRICNSSCLAENEHNKLDKMVLNSNVKAKDQQESSSRSSSANVHVGSRICTKIDGCGQTESCLSPHIGRLPVSFGQLQASHCNLLTGIQNGLNNGHLISTSKYSSSVLGSGLVLVSTTISSVNISNVDISTSSDCLSMLTDWEDVALIPESQHEENTDSMKLEDDPNANTSSVFGEGMVLKEPAMKNSDFECLGQHNEHLEASKSIVYKSPDTTIYDVGIAQRQALNCSAFKLPSAKVSATLSSTVSTGNHSTPFSQTPKRKPSSPKTLPPSKKQSFTVHEDEAASSDQPLSLRNSSLYKVPTVLLNSTVSLNQSLKAVKSDKLTPPLCNCGRRAKRLNVSSAGPNHGKVFYSCPLGKHEGKKRGCGYFKWEHVLLKEKSTNAISTLSPSAAGLTSPGINSDSSGNSHRKYPGLRPSMRT, from the exons ATGGCAAGAATCAGACTAGAACCAAGTCAAGTAAGTG GGCAGTTGTTtgactatttaattattattgattttgAGTCTACATGTTGGAAAGATGGTAAACGTCATTACAGCCAGGAAATAA ttgaATTTCCAGCAGTTTTGTTAAACACTTCAACTGGAGAGATTGAATCTGAATTCCACATGTACGTCCAGCCTCAGGAACATCCAATTCTTTCTGAATTTTGTACTGAACTAACTGGCATAAAGCAG AATCAAGTTGATGAAGGGGTTCCTCTAAATATTTGCTTATCACAGTTTTCTAAGTGGATTCAAAAGAtacaaaaggagaagaaaattaCTTTCAATTCAGATGTTTCAAGCCATTCTGTTTCTGAAGCAAAATCAAGTACCTTTGTTACTTGGTCAG ACTGGGATCTGGGGGTTTGTTTGCAGTATGAGTGCAAAAGGAAGCAGCTGCGAAAACCTGATATTTTAAACTCCTGGATTGATCTCAGAGCAACATACAAG cTCTTCTACACTAGAAAGCCAAAAGGGCTAAATGGTGCTTTACAGGATCTGGGGATAGAATTTGCAGGACGGGAACATTCTG GGTTGGATGATTCTCGGAATACTGCCCGTCTTGCTTGGAGGATGATCTGTGATGGATGTGTGATGAAAATTACTAGATCTTTGGATAAG GTACAGCCAAAGAAGAATTCAGTGTCCAGGTCTTTGAATGTAAACCCCACTGAAGAGAATCCACTGGGAAGTGATGATGGTGCTGAAACTTCAGATAAAGATAGAATTTGCAACAGCAGCTGTCTAGCTGAGAATGAGCACAATAAACTTGATAAAATGGTTTTAAACTCCAATGTAAAGGCAAAAGACCAGCAAGAGTCCAGTTCTAGAAGTTCCTCTGCAAATGTCCATGTTGGGTCTAGAATCTGTACAAAGATTGATGGATGTGGTCAAACCGAAAGCTGCTTGTCTCCACATATTGGCAGACTTCCTGTTTCCTTTGGACAACTACAGGCTTCTCATTGTAATTTATTGACGGGCATCCAGAATGGATTAAATAATGGACATCTGATTTCTACTTCCAAGTATAGCTCTTCAGTACTTGGTTCAGGGCTAGTACTTGTCTCCACTACTATTTCCTCTGTTAATATCTCTAATGTAGATATAAGTACCAGTTCTGATTGTTTATCTATGTTGACTGATTGGGAAGATGTAGCTTTAATACCAGAATCACAGCATGAAGAAAATACAGACTCTATGAAGCTTGAAGATGACCCAAATGCAAATACTTCATCAGTCTTTGGAGAAGGGATGGTTTTGAAAGAACCAGCTATGAAGAATTCAGACTTTGAATGTTTGGGGCAACATAATGAACATTTGGAGGCTTCTAAGTCTATTGTGTACAAAAGTCCTGATACTACTATCTATGATGTAGGAATAGCCCAAAGGCAGGCCTTAAATTGTTCTGCTTTTAAGTTACCATCTGCGAAGGTAAGTGCTACTTTATCAAGTACAGTTTCAACTGGAAATCATTCCACCCCTTTTTCTCAGACGCCTAAGAGAAAACCATCTAGTCCAAAAACTTTACCTCCATCAAAAAAACAGTCATTCACTGTACATGAAGATGAAGCTGCATCTTCTGATCAGCCCTTATCTTTGAGAAATTCAAGTTTATACAAAGTGCCTACTGTTCTTTTAAACTCCACCGTCAGCCTGAACCAATCTTTAAAAGCTGTGAAAAGTGACAAACTGACTCCACCCTTATGTAACTGTGGTCGAAGGGCTAAAAGACTAAATGTGTCCAGTGCTGGTCCAAATCATGGCAAAGTGTTCTACAGTTGTCCTCTTGGAAAACATGAAGGGAAGAAGAGAGGCTGTGGATATTTCAAGTGGGAGCATGTACTTCTAAAGGAAAAATCCACTAATGCTATTTCTACTCTTTCCCCTTCTGCAGCTGGTTTAACATCTCCTGGAATAAACTCAGATTCTTCAGGAAATTCTCACAGGAAATATCCGGGTCTCAGACCTTCTATGAGAACTTGA
- the ERI2 gene encoding ERI1 exoribonuclease 2 isoform X3, which yields MATKQLARQLGLIRKSSITSSNGKNQTRTKSIEFPAVLLNTSTGEIESEFHMYVQPQEHPILSEFCTELTGIKQNQVDEGVPLNICLSQFSKWIQKIQKEKKITFNSDVSSHSVSEAKSSTFVTWSDWDLGVCLQYECKRKQLRKPDILNSWIDLRATYKLFYTRKPKGLNGALQDLGIEFAGREHSGLDDSRNTARLAWRMICDGCVMKITRSLDKVQPKKNSVSRSLNVNPTEENPLGSDDGAETSDKDRICNSSCLAENEHNKLDKMVLNSNVKAKDQQESSSRSSSANVHVGSRICTKIDGCGQTESCLSPHIGRLPVSFGQLQASHCNLLTGIQNGLNNGHLISTSKYSSSVLGSGLVLVSTTISSVNISNVDISTSSDCLSMLTDWEDVALIPESQHEENTDSMKLEDDPNANTSSVFGEGMVLKEPAMKNSDFECLGQHNEHLEASKSIVYKSPDTTIYDVGIAQRQALNCSAFKLPSAKVSATLSSTVSTGNHSTPFSQTPKRKPSSPKTLPPSKKQSFTVHEDEAASSDQPLSLRNSSLYKVPTVLLNSTVSLNQSLKAVKSDKLTPPLCNCGRRAKRLNVSSAGPNHGKVFYSCPLGKHEGKKRGCGYFKWEHVLLKEKSTNAISTLSPSAAGLTSPGINSDSSGNSHRKYPGLRPSMRT from the exons ATGGCGACCAAGCAGCTGGCCCG ACAACTTGGATTAATTAGAAAAAGTTCCATAACTTCCTCAAATGGCAAGAATCAGACTAGAACCAAGTCAA ttgaATTTCCAGCAGTTTTGTTAAACACTTCAACTGGAGAGATTGAATCTGAATTCCACATGTACGTCCAGCCTCAGGAACATCCAATTCTTTCTGAATTTTGTACTGAACTAACTGGCATAAAGCAG AATCAAGTTGATGAAGGGGTTCCTCTAAATATTTGCTTATCACAGTTTTCTAAGTGGATTCAAAAGAtacaaaaggagaagaaaattaCTTTCAATTCAGATGTTTCAAGCCATTCTGTTTCTGAAGCAAAATCAAGTACCTTTGTTACTTGGTCAG ACTGGGATCTGGGGGTTTGTTTGCAGTATGAGTGCAAAAGGAAGCAGCTGCGAAAACCTGATATTTTAAACTCCTGGATTGATCTCAGAGCAACATACAAG cTCTTCTACACTAGAAAGCCAAAAGGGCTAAATGGTGCTTTACAGGATCTGGGGATAGAATTTGCAGGACGGGAACATTCTG GGTTGGATGATTCTCGGAATACTGCCCGTCTTGCTTGGAGGATGATCTGTGATGGATGTGTGATGAAAATTACTAGATCTTTGGATAAG GTACAGCCAAAGAAGAATTCAGTGTCCAGGTCTTTGAATGTAAACCCCACTGAAGAGAATCCACTGGGAAGTGATGATGGTGCTGAAACTTCAGATAAAGATAGAATTTGCAACAGCAGCTGTCTAGCTGAGAATGAGCACAATAAACTTGATAAAATGGTTTTAAACTCCAATGTAAAGGCAAAAGACCAGCAAGAGTCCAGTTCTAGAAGTTCCTCTGCAAATGTCCATGTTGGGTCTAGAATCTGTACAAAGATTGATGGATGTGGTCAAACCGAAAGCTGCTTGTCTCCACATATTGGCAGACTTCCTGTTTCCTTTGGACAACTACAGGCTTCTCATTGTAATTTATTGACGGGCATCCAGAATGGATTAAATAATGGACATCTGATTTCTACTTCCAAGTATAGCTCTTCAGTACTTGGTTCAGGGCTAGTACTTGTCTCCACTACTATTTCCTCTGTTAATATCTCTAATGTAGATATAAGTACCAGTTCTGATTGTTTATCTATGTTGACTGATTGGGAAGATGTAGCTTTAATACCAGAATCACAGCATGAAGAAAATACAGACTCTATGAAGCTTGAAGATGACCCAAATGCAAATACTTCATCAGTCTTTGGAGAAGGGATGGTTTTGAAAGAACCAGCTATGAAGAATTCAGACTTTGAATGTTTGGGGCAACATAATGAACATTTGGAGGCTTCTAAGTCTATTGTGTACAAAAGTCCTGATACTACTATCTATGATGTAGGAATAGCCCAAAGGCAGGCCTTAAATTGTTCTGCTTTTAAGTTACCATCTGCGAAGGTAAGTGCTACTTTATCAAGTACAGTTTCAACTGGAAATCATTCCACCCCTTTTTCTCAGACGCCTAAGAGAAAACCATCTAGTCCAAAAACTTTACCTCCATCAAAAAAACAGTCATTCACTGTACATGAAGATGAAGCTGCATCTTCTGATCAGCCCTTATCTTTGAGAAATTCAAGTTTATACAAAGTGCCTACTGTTCTTTTAAACTCCACCGTCAGCCTGAACCAATCTTTAAAAGCTGTGAAAAGTGACAAACTGACTCCACCCTTATGTAACTGTGGTCGAAGGGCTAAAAGACTAAATGTGTCCAGTGCTGGTCCAAATCATGGCAAAGTGTTCTACAGTTGTCCTCTTGGAAAACATGAAGGGAAGAAGAGAGGCTGTGGATATTTCAAGTGGGAGCATGTACTTCTAAAGGAAAAATCCACTAATGCTATTTCTACTCTTTCCCCTTCTGCAGCTGGTTTAACATCTCCTGGAATAAACTCAGATTCTTCAGGAAATTCTCACAGGAAATATCCGGGTCTCAGACCTTCTATGAGAACTTGA
- the ERI2 gene encoding ERI1 exoribonuclease 2 isoform X1: MATKQLARQLGLIRKSSITSSNGKNQTRTKSRQLFDYLIIIDFESTCWKDGKRHYSQEIIEFPAVLLNTSTGEIESEFHMYVQPQEHPILSEFCTELTGIKQNQVDEGVPLNICLSQFSKWIQKIQKEKKITFNSDVSSHSVSEAKSSTFVTWSDWDLGVCLQYECKRKQLRKPDILNSWIDLRATYKLFYTRKPKGLNGALQDLGIEFAGREHSGLDDSRNTARLAWRMICDGCVMKITRSLDKVQPKKNSVSRSLNVNPTEENPLGSDDGAETSDKDRICNSSCLAENEHNKLDKMVLNSNVKAKDQQESSSRSSSANVHVGSRICTKIDGCGQTESCLSPHIGRLPVSFGQLQASHCNLLTGIQNGLNNGHLISTSKYSSSVLGSGLVLVSTTISSVNISNVDISTSSDCLSMLTDWEDVALIPESQHEENTDSMKLEDDPNANTSSVFGEGMVLKEPAMKNSDFECLGQHNEHLEASKSIVYKSPDTTIYDVGIAQRQALNCSAFKLPSAKVSATLSSTVSTGNHSTPFSQTPKRKPSSPKTLPPSKKQSFTVHEDEAASSDQPLSLRNSSLYKVPTVLLNSTVSLNQSLKAVKSDKLTPPLCNCGRRAKRLNVSSAGPNHGKVFYSCPLGKHEGKKRGCGYFKWEHVLLKEKSTNAISTLSPSAAGLTSPGINSDSSGNSHRKYPGLRPSMRT; this comes from the exons ATGGCGACCAAGCAGCTGGCCCG ACAACTTGGATTAATTAGAAAAAGTTCCATAACTTCCTCAAATGGCAAGAATCAGACTAGAACCAAGTCAA GGCAGTTGTTtgactatttaattattattgattttgAGTCTACATGTTGGAAAGATGGTAAACGTCATTACAGCCAGGAAATAA ttgaATTTCCAGCAGTTTTGTTAAACACTTCAACTGGAGAGATTGAATCTGAATTCCACATGTACGTCCAGCCTCAGGAACATCCAATTCTTTCTGAATTTTGTACTGAACTAACTGGCATAAAGCAG AATCAAGTTGATGAAGGGGTTCCTCTAAATATTTGCTTATCACAGTTTTCTAAGTGGATTCAAAAGAtacaaaaggagaagaaaattaCTTTCAATTCAGATGTTTCAAGCCATTCTGTTTCTGAAGCAAAATCAAGTACCTTTGTTACTTGGTCAG ACTGGGATCTGGGGGTTTGTTTGCAGTATGAGTGCAAAAGGAAGCAGCTGCGAAAACCTGATATTTTAAACTCCTGGATTGATCTCAGAGCAACATACAAG cTCTTCTACACTAGAAAGCCAAAAGGGCTAAATGGTGCTTTACAGGATCTGGGGATAGAATTTGCAGGACGGGAACATTCTG GGTTGGATGATTCTCGGAATACTGCCCGTCTTGCTTGGAGGATGATCTGTGATGGATGTGTGATGAAAATTACTAGATCTTTGGATAAG GTACAGCCAAAGAAGAATTCAGTGTCCAGGTCTTTGAATGTAAACCCCACTGAAGAGAATCCACTGGGAAGTGATGATGGTGCTGAAACTTCAGATAAAGATAGAATTTGCAACAGCAGCTGTCTAGCTGAGAATGAGCACAATAAACTTGATAAAATGGTTTTAAACTCCAATGTAAAGGCAAAAGACCAGCAAGAGTCCAGTTCTAGAAGTTCCTCTGCAAATGTCCATGTTGGGTCTAGAATCTGTACAAAGATTGATGGATGTGGTCAAACCGAAAGCTGCTTGTCTCCACATATTGGCAGACTTCCTGTTTCCTTTGGACAACTACAGGCTTCTCATTGTAATTTATTGACGGGCATCCAGAATGGATTAAATAATGGACATCTGATTTCTACTTCCAAGTATAGCTCTTCAGTACTTGGTTCAGGGCTAGTACTTGTCTCCACTACTATTTCCTCTGTTAATATCTCTAATGTAGATATAAGTACCAGTTCTGATTGTTTATCTATGTTGACTGATTGGGAAGATGTAGCTTTAATACCAGAATCACAGCATGAAGAAAATACAGACTCTATGAAGCTTGAAGATGACCCAAATGCAAATACTTCATCAGTCTTTGGAGAAGGGATGGTTTTGAAAGAACCAGCTATGAAGAATTCAGACTTTGAATGTTTGGGGCAACATAATGAACATTTGGAGGCTTCTAAGTCTATTGTGTACAAAAGTCCTGATACTACTATCTATGATGTAGGAATAGCCCAAAGGCAGGCCTTAAATTGTTCTGCTTTTAAGTTACCATCTGCGAAGGTAAGTGCTACTTTATCAAGTACAGTTTCAACTGGAAATCATTCCACCCCTTTTTCTCAGACGCCTAAGAGAAAACCATCTAGTCCAAAAACTTTACCTCCATCAAAAAAACAGTCATTCACTGTACATGAAGATGAAGCTGCATCTTCTGATCAGCCCTTATCTTTGAGAAATTCAAGTTTATACAAAGTGCCTACTGTTCTTTTAAACTCCACCGTCAGCCTGAACCAATCTTTAAAAGCTGTGAAAAGTGACAAACTGACTCCACCCTTATGTAACTGTGGTCGAAGGGCTAAAAGACTAAATGTGTCCAGTGCTGGTCCAAATCATGGCAAAGTGTTCTACAGTTGTCCTCTTGGAAAACATGAAGGGAAGAAGAGAGGCTGTGGATATTTCAAGTGGGAGCATGTACTTCTAAAGGAAAAATCCACTAATGCTATTTCTACTCTTTCCCCTTCTGCAGCTGGTTTAACATCTCCTGGAATAAACTCAGATTCTTCAGGAAATTCTCACAGGAAATATCCGGGTCTCAGACCTTCTATGAGAACTTGA